The sequence CTCAGGCTATTCAGTAGAGTTGAGCATTGTCCTCTAATACCTTGCTTAGTCTGTCCAGTAAATTTGGGATTTGTCCCCTAATCCACTCTCTGTCTGCTGAGTAGATTTGGGCGTTTTACCACAATCCTCAGAAACACAAAACTGGTGCAATTTGCCATCCCATAGATGCTGGACCCATATCAATCCTTAAAAACATCAAGTGCTAAATCTCCTCCCAAGCAGGTCCATTCTCAAACTCTATGCAGTTGGCATGTTAACTACTCTGACCTTTTTTCCGTGGGAGTTCGGTAGTTTTTATTGGTGTAGATCTCTTCCAGGCTAAATTCCTCCTTCTGTaacctaaaaaaaagaaaatttctaACAATCTgtcctcataaaaaaaaaaaaaaaaaaaaaaaaaaaaaggagaagaaatGCATTCACTTTCACATGATGAAATAGAGCGTGTTTGTATATGAATTGGAGAGTAATAAGGCTATACAGACAAATTGAAGGCACACAGGTATTAGCACAACCTTGAaggttaaaaaacagtatatactgtgtgtgctgATCCCTATGTGGTTCCAGATTCAGAAAGGGGATCAGAGGGTGAGTTTTATCATGGACTTGGTGTGATGGGGGCCAGATATTACCAATTTCCTACAGAAACCCCTCTGGATATTTCCCCTTGTACCTTGCTCTTTTTGGAAGACCCAGAGGGGTCAGGTTTCCCTCCTGTTTTGTTGGCCTCTTTCGAATTTGGAAGTCAGACACCTTCCGCACGTTCATGGGGAGATTATTTTCTTGCTCCTGAAATTAAGGTAAAATGTGAGCTTCTCCATCCAATCGCTTACATGGCACAATTGGACAGGTTTACCCAGTCTCACCTTTACTTCACAATCAGAAATGGAGGCATGTTCTACTGGGGTTTGGAGGATCGGCTGTCTTAAACATTTCTTCATGAAGCAGGGTCTCTGAGAGGATCTCTCACTGAACAAGGTGCTAAAGGACAAAATGAATAGAAGTGAGTACCGTACATAGGAAACGAGGATGTGAGGCTTACGCAGAGTAAAGTGGGACATTTCCATTCTTATGATAAAAAGGTGACCTAGTCTGTGCACTCTAATGCCTGGTGCCCACTGCAGTGATCTTTTCCCAATGTTTCCCTTCCCAGATCCAATGGCTTACCTTCCCAGGTGATGCAGTTTCCCAAATTGCTCCTGCTGGTATCGTATCCCTGAACTAGCTGCTTGGCACAAAAGGTATGGATGTTTCTCTTTCCGCAGGCATGAAAGAGATAAGACAGAAAGTGATGTCTCTCTGTTCTCCTCCATAGTGCTCACACTGTGTCGTCGCTTGTGAGAATGATGTGCACTGTAGGGTGATCGGGAGTAGAGTGTGGGCTCACTGctctctcccagtatccccagacGGGCTGGCGCAGAGCTGGGAGCAGACAGTATTGGAGATAGGGGCAGAGAGGGGCAAGAAATGCAGCGCTGGAGTGGAGGACGACAGAGTGCATGGACAGGACGTGACATTGCAATCTTCAGCTGAATGTTCAAACCAGTCCTAGTTTTTGGGGTAGTGTAGGAACTCCTGAGATCATTTAACTCATGCTCCCCTGTACCATCTCTATACTGCTCCTGCAAGTCATCTGAGTGAACACTGCACACCCTTTCTTCCTGCACATCCAATGAGTGTGAGAGAGGTGGAGTGATTGGAAATATTGAGTCATCAACCTGCTCACACGGCGTGTGCACTAATGGATGTGAAGAGGATTCCCAAATCCTGTCCTctactttttgtttttcttgtgatTGTTCCTCTTGCACTTGTTGAGGTCTCTCCTTTATTCTCTCTGTTCCAAGAGGTCTGAACTCTTCACCTGTGCCTCTTCCTGAGCAACTTCTCTCTTCAATCTCTGGGTTCCTACGGCTCTTCATTGGAGTGAGAAAGATTTCAGCAAAGCTCTCTATTTTTGAACGGACGCTGTGCAGGAGCGGAACCAAACTCCATCCTGTCACTTTAGCAGTGCTAGCTGGAGGTTCTGAAGGGGAAGAGAGTTGACACAGATCTGGAATAGGAGTGAAGTAGGAATGGGACGGGAGGACAGCTGGTGGAGGTGACTCTGCAACAGAGGAAGCATGAAAGAGTCATAATCAAACAATTAAAGCAATGCAAAACTTTAATAGTGCCTCCAGTCCCCCACAAAAGAAGGGAAGAGGTAGGTGAACAGTGTCCATGAATCCTATCCTGGAAGTACATAATGCTAtctataaaataaacattaacagtAAACAAGCAATAGTGCAGTTAGGTTTTAAATTAGTTGTGGTCGGGATCAAAAGGCCAAGGCATACAATAAGGATTGATTCATACCAGTCGTagcaagtcggttgaggtgtgccaaaactgATGAAAGGGGTAGGGCCTGAAAACCATGGCCCACCTATTAAATGAGTATAAAGCGTGAGAGGTGGGTGGGTTCCAAACTTTGGCGGACGTCAGGAGGGAGCTGGGAGTATATATAGGCTGATAATAAACCCTCCTACAACTACAGGCATTCTGCCTTAACATTTATGGATTGACAGATACCCCTGACATTCCAATGCCAGCCTTACCCAGCCTCTTTGATCTTTCCTCGGGGCTCAGGACACATGATTTGCTAACACTGTAATTAGAGAAACATAGAGTTAAAGCAAGGTGTGGGGCCACCCAAAATTTACAGAGTGAAGCTATTGTTCATACCTGTCATGTGGTCCTGATTGAAGTATATCCCCCTGcggagacacacaaaaaaaatacaacataagcATTCTCCAGCATAATATTACTAGCATGGAACACAAAAATCCCACTGTATGGCCCAATCCCCATTATAACCATATGGAAGATAAGTCTAGCCTATGGCCCAATCCCCATTATAACCGCATAGAAGATAATCCCAGCCTATGGCCCAATCTCCATTACAGccgaatgtaaaataataatcccAGCCTATGGCCCAATCCCCATTATTAccgaatgtaaaataataatcccAGCCTATGGCCCAATCCCCATTATAACCGCATAGAAGATAATCCCTGCCTATGGCCCAATCTCCATTATAGccgaatgtaaaataataatcccAGCCTATGGCCCAATCCCCATTATAACCGCATAGAAGATAATCCCAGCCTATGGCCCAATCTCCATTATAACCATATGGAAGATAAGTCTAGCCTATGGCCCAATCCCCATTATAACCGCATAGAAGATAATCCCAGCCTATGGCCCAATCTCCATTATAGccgaatgtaaaataataatcccAGCCTATGGCCCAATCCCCATTATAACTAAATGAAAGATAATCCCAGCCTATGGCCCAATCCCCATTATAACCATATGGAAGATAATCCCAGCCTATGGCCCAATCCCCATTAAACTAAATGGAAGATAATCCCAGCCTATGGCCCAATCCCCATTATAACCATATGAAAGATAATCCCAGCCTGTGGCCCAATCCCCATTATAACAGAATGAAAGATAATCCCAGCCTATGGCCCAATCCCCATTATAACGATATGGAAGATATTCCCAGCCTATGGCCCAATCCCCATTATAACCGAATGAAAGATAATCCCAACCTATGGCCCAATCCCCATTATAACCATATGGAAGATAATCCCAGCCTATGGCCCAATCCCCATTATAACAGAATGAAAGATAATCCCAGCCTATGGCCCAATCCCCATTATAACAGAATGAAAGATAATCCCAGCCTATGGCCCAATCCCCATTATAACAGAATGAAAGATAATCCCTGCCTATGGCCCAATCCCCATTATAACAGAATGAAAGATAATCCCAGCCTATGGCCCAATCCCCATTATAACCATATGGAAGATAATCCCAGCCTGTGGCCCAATCCCCATTATAACAGAATGAAAGATAATCCCAGCCTATGGCCCAATCCCCATTATAACCATATGGAAGATAATCCCAGCCTATGGCCCAATCCCCATTATAACCATATGGAAGATAATCCCAGCCTATGGCCCAATCCCCATTATAACAGAATGAAAGATAATCCCAGCCTGTGGCCCAATCCCCATTATAACCATATGGAAGATAATCCCAGCCTGTGGCCCAATCCCCATTATAACAGAATGAAAGATAATCCCAGCCTATGGCCCAATCCCCATTATAACAGAATGAAAGATAATCCCAGCCTATGGCCCAATCCCCATTATAAACAGAATGAAAGATAATCCCAGCCTATGGCCCAATCCCCATTATAACAGAATGAAAGATAATCCCAGCCTATGGCCCAATCCCCATTATAACAGAATGAAAGATAATCCCAGCCTATGGCCCAATCCCCATTATAACAGAATGAAAGATAATCCCAGCCTATGGCCCAATCCCCATTATAACAGAATGAAAGATAATCCCTGCCTATGGCCCAATCCCCATTATAACAGAATGAAAAATAATCCCAGCCTATGGCCCAATCCCCATTATAACCATATGGAAGATAATCCCAGCCTGTGGCCCAATCCCCATTATAACAGAATGAAAGATAATCCCAGCCTATGGCCCAATCCCCATTATAACCATATGGAAGATAATCCCAGCCTATGGCCCAATCCCCATTATAACCATATGGAAGATAATCCCAGCCTATGGCCCAATCCCCATTATAACCGAATGAAAGATAATCCCAACCTATGGCCCAATCCCCATTATAACAGAATGAAAGATAATCCCAGCCTGTGGCCCAATCCCCATTATAACAGAATGGAAGATAATCCCAGCCTATGGCCCAATCCCCATTATAACAGAATGAAAGATAATCCCAGCCTGTGGCCCAATCCCCATTATAACCATATGGAAGATAATCCCAGCCTATGGCCCAATCCCCATTATAACAGAATGGAAGATAATCCCAGCCTATGGCCCAATCCCCATTATAACCGAATGAAAGATAATCCCAACCTATGGCCCAATCCCCATTATAACAGAATGAAAGATAATCCCAGCCTGTGGCCCAATCCCCATTATAACCATATGGAAGATAATCCCAGCCTGTGGCCCAATCCCCATTATAACAGAATGAAAGATAATCCCAGCCTATGGCCTAATCCCCATTATAACAGAATGAAAGATAATCCCAGCCTATGGCCCAATCCCCATTATAACAGAATGAAAGATAATCCCAGCCTATGGCCCAATCCCCATTATAACAGAATGAAAGATAATCCCAGCCTGTGGCCCAATCCCCATTATAACCATATGGAAGATAATCCCAGCCTATGGCCCAATCCCCATTATAACAGAATGAAAGATAATCCCAGCCTATGGCCCAATCCCCATTATAACAGAATGAAAGATAATCCCAGCCTATGGCCCAATCCCCATTATAACAGAATTAAAGATAATCCCAGCCTATGGCCCAATCCCCATTATAACAGAATGAAAGATAATCCCAGCCTATGGCCCAATCCCCATTATAACAGAATGAAAGATAATCCCAGCCTATGGCCCAATCCCCATTATAACAGAATGAAAGATAATCCCAGCCTATGGCCCAATCCCCATTATAACCATATGGAAGATAATCCCAGCCTGTGGCCCAATCCCCATTATAACAGAATGAAAGATAATCCCAGCCTATGGCCCAATCCCCATTATAACCATATGGAAGATAATCCCAGCCTATGGCCCAATCCCCATTATAACCGAATGAAAGATAATCCCAGCCTATGGCCCAATCCCCATTATAACAGAATGGAAGATAATCCCATCCTATGGCCCAATTCCCATTATAACCATATGGAAGATAATCCCAGCCTATGGCCCAATCCCCATTATAATAACTGCATTGAAGATAATAATCTCAGCCTATAGGACCCATTCACATTTTTACATATAAGGAAAATGTGATTCCTAATTGGGGACCAACATTGTCATCATCAAGGAAGATGGAAACCCCAGCCTCAGAGAAACCTTATCTTACCTCTTGAGCAATGTCTTTCAGCGCTACAGTCAGTATTCTCCTTTGTTGTCTCTCCAGTGGAGAGGAGGCTAGACAGACTCTATATCTTTCTCTCCTCTTCACTCCAACCCCTGGAGAAGCAGCAACTGCAGTGTCCATTTGGGCTCTGAGTGCACCTCTGCACAGAacaggtgatgctgagggtaaaTTATCAGGGGATGGActgttagaaaaaatatatatataaaacaagtcaTTATAAGGGCACCCTTTAATAGCACAATCTAAAAGCCAGCCCCCCTCTGCTT is a genomic window of Pelobates fuscus isolate aPelFus1 chromosome 8, aPelFus1.pri, whole genome shotgun sequence containing:
- the PRR14 gene encoding proline-rich protein 14 isoform X1 gives rise to the protein MEADRPEPQSRKRRRRALVYRPSPDNLPSASPVLCRGALRAQMDTAVAASPGVGVKRRERYRVCLASSPLERQQRRILTVALKDIAQEGDILQSGPHDSVSKSCVLSPEERSKRLESPPPAVLPSHSYFTPIPDLCQLSSPSEPPASTAKVTGWSLVPLLHSVRSKIESFAEIFLTPMKSRRNPEIEERSCSGRGTGEEFRPLGTERIKERPQQVQEEQSQEKQKVEDRIWESSSHPLVHTPCEQVDDSIFPITPPLSHSLDVQEERVCSVHSDDLQEQYRDGTGEHELNDLRSSYTTPKTRTGLNIQLKIAMSRPVHALCRPPLQRCISCPSLPLSPILSAPSSAPARLGILGESSEPTLYSRSPYSAHHSHKRRHSVSTMEENRETSLSVLSLSCLRKEKHPYLLCQAASSGIRYQQEQFGKLHHLGSTLFSERSSQRPCFMKKCLRQPILQTPVEHASISDCEVKEQENNLPMNVRKVSDFQIRKRPTKQEGNLTPLGLPKRARLQKEEFSLEEIYTNKNYRTPTEKRTFETIFEEPVMKSGNLVLTSQRPLKRLIVFRDGSVRPRKRRRKGKGGVRSHRRKTSSVEEKNNLECLLEHKLAQLEAALQAEELELS
- the PRR14 gene encoding proline-rich protein 14 isoform X2, with the translated sequence MDTAVAASPGVGVKRRERYRVCLASSPLERQQRRILTVALKDIAQEGDILQSGPHDSVSKSCVLSPEERSKRLESPPPAVLPSHSYFTPIPDLCQLSSPSEPPASTAKVTGWSLVPLLHSVRSKIESFAEIFLTPMKSRRNPEIEERSCSGRGTGEEFRPLGTERIKERPQQVQEEQSQEKQKVEDRIWESSSHPLVHTPCEQVDDSIFPITPPLSHSLDVQEERVCSVHSDDLQEQYRDGTGEHELNDLRSSYTTPKTRTGLNIQLKIAMSRPVHALCRPPLQRCISCPSLPLSPILSAPSSAPARLGILGESSEPTLYSRSPYSAHHSHKRRHSVSTMEENRETSLSVLSLSCLRKEKHPYLLCQAASSGIRYQQEQFGKLHHLGSTLFSERSSQRPCFMKKCLRQPILQTPVEHASISDCEVKEQENNLPMNVRKVSDFQIRKRPTKQEGNLTPLGLPKRARLQKEEFSLEEIYTNKNYRTPTEKRTFETIFEEPVMKSGNLVLTSQRPLKRLIVFRDGSVRPRKRRRKGKGGVRSHRRKTSSVEEKNNLECLLEHKLAQLEAALQAEELELS
- the PRR14 gene encoding proline-rich protein 14 isoform X3; translated protein: MTESPPPAVLPSHSYFTPIPDLCQLSSPSEPPASTAKVTGWSLVPLLHSVRSKIESFAEIFLTPMKSRRNPEIEERSCSGRGTGEEFRPLGTERIKERPQQVQEEQSQEKQKVEDRIWESSSHPLVHTPCEQVDDSIFPITPPLSHSLDVQEERVCSVHSDDLQEQYRDGTGEHELNDLRSSYTTPKTRTGLNIQLKIAMSRPVHALCRPPLQRCISCPSLPLSPILSAPSSAPARLGILGESSEPTLYSRSPYSAHHSHKRRHSVSTMEENRETSLSVLSLSCLRKEKHPYLLCQAASSGIRYQQEQFGKLHHLGSTLFSERSSQRPCFMKKCLRQPILQTPVEHASISDCEVKEQENNLPMNVRKVSDFQIRKRPTKQEGNLTPLGLPKRARLQKEEFSLEEIYTNKNYRTPTEKRTFETIFEEPVMKSGNLVLTSQRPLKRLIVFRDGSVRPRKRRRKGKGGVRSHRRKTSSVEEKNNLECLLEHKLAQLEAALQAEELELS